A genomic segment from Terriglobia bacterium encodes:
- a CDS encoding LamG domain-containing protein, producing the protein MMRHFHSLWLACIFVSIAGLTFTRNSQAAEQHLIAKYHLDEGSGASIADSSGNKHDGFIVGNVSWTQGIHGKAIVLDGLDRLQVPASVAFNIGNQVSVSAWIRGHASKFRMVGLPSTYSSLRGPYFQVCGDTIYFTANSDHASADNPTLSQDPVLKKLPAFPWNDWHLWTGTTDINLTHYHDTRRTFSPHTAVEPKLQVAGKRIYYEYFGEDENHAWQIYTAQSNLDGSGWKSTQRTFEPDGYRTEQEGNLQVAGKRVYNAWPEKDGKGDWQLWTSISNLDGSHFKPTKRTVNGGWIPNLQVVGNQVFYMYPTIRELARKKFAGTSDEDQYFAVSDRDGNHWRVIHAINHIAYMPSGWGSFQVHDGKIYFEYSQDIGERGGYLFTGSMDLDGGNFHSIQRTSGDDLAGPTFNSIQILGNKVYYTYNLRHTSNTISELAKEAMGMTNLGREGLQIWTAESNLDGSGWKATQRTDGSKDIVAGYRGIELVGGKLYLAAMEFPHFREDPVRMYPMMATAGANIVSKGSAFGIGLTENNEARAFVNGGLDYLATAQAPTSTGGATADFAVDGAWHFLTMTYDASILKLYVDGRLRTSAPYKEKVITNPFPLIIGDGFQGEIDEVSVYDRALSASQVRDRYEKFRQGSTAGNAPVSH; encoded by the coding sequence ATGATGAGACATTTCCACTCCCTGTGGTTGGCCTGCATTTTTGTAAGCATAGCGGGTTTGACGTTTACGCGGAATTCGCAGGCTGCTGAGCAGCACCTCATTGCCAAGTACCACCTCGATGAGGGGAGCGGGGCCTCCATCGCTGATTCGTCCGGGAACAAGCACGACGGCTTCATTGTGGGCAATGTGAGCTGGACACAAGGAATACACGGTAAAGCCATCGTGCTGGATGGCTTGGATCGTCTTCAAGTGCCCGCCTCCGTGGCCTTCAATATCGGAAATCAGGTCTCCGTCTCTGCCTGGATACGAGGCCACGCGAGCAAATTCCGCATGGTCGGGCTTCCCTCAACCTACTCTTCGTTGCGGGGGCCCTATTTTCAGGTATGCGGAGACACCATCTATTTCACCGCGAATTCCGATCATGCCTCCGCTGACAATCCAACTCTTTCGCAGGATCCGGTTCTGAAGAAACTTCCAGCGTTTCCCTGGAACGACTGGCACCTCTGGACCGGAACCACAGATATCAACTTGACGCACTACCATGACACACGCAGGACCTTCTCGCCCCATACCGCAGTAGAGCCCAAACTCCAGGTAGCGGGTAAACGGATCTACTACGAGTACTTCGGCGAGGACGAAAACCACGCGTGGCAAATTTATACCGCGCAATCCAATCTTGATGGTTCCGGCTGGAAGTCCACCCAGCGCACTTTCGAACCGGATGGTTACAGGACCGAGCAGGAAGGCAATCTGCAAGTCGCAGGCAAGCGCGTGTACAACGCTTGGCCGGAGAAAGATGGAAAGGGTGATTGGCAGTTATGGACTTCAATCTCAAATCTGGATGGTTCCCATTTTAAGCCCACTAAACGGACAGTAAATGGAGGATGGATTCCCAACCTGCAGGTGGTTGGAAATCAAGTGTTTTATATGTATCCCACCATTCGCGAATTGGCCAGGAAGAAGTTCGCGGGCACTTCCGATGAAGATCAATATTTTGCTGTTTCCGATCGAGATGGTAATCACTGGCGGGTCATTCACGCCATCAACCACATTGCATATATGCCTAGTGGTTGGGGTTCGTTCCAGGTGCACGACGGAAAAATCTACTTCGAATACAGCCAGGACATCGGCGAACGTGGGGGCTATCTGTTCACAGGCTCGATGGACCTGGACGGCGGTAATTTCCACTCCATCCAAAGAACCAGTGGCGATGACCTGGCAGGCCCCACCTTTAACAGCATTCAGATACTGGGCAACAAAGTCTATTACACCTATAACCTGAGGCACACCTCGAACACCATCTCGGAGCTGGCCAAAGAGGCCATGGGGATGACGAACCTTGGCCGCGAAGGACTGCAAATCTGGACGGCCGAGTCCAATCTTGATGGATCCGGTTGGAAAGCTACCCAACGAACCGATGGTTCCAAGGACATTGTTGCGGGATACCGCGGAATCGAACTGGTTGGCGGAAAACTCTATTTGGCGGCGATGGAGTTCCCACATTTTCGCGAAGACCCGGTGCGCATGTATCCCATGATGGCGACCGCCGGAGCGAACATCGTGAGCAAAGGCAGCGCTTTCGGAATTGGCCTAACGGAAAACAATGAGGCGCGGGCCTTTGTAAACGGCGGTCTTGATTACCTGGCTACTGCACAAGCACCCACCAGTACGGGAGGGGCAACCGCCGATTTCGCGGTTGACGGCGCCTGGCATTTCCTGACCATGACGTACGATGCCTCCATTTTGAAGTTGTACGTTGACGGTCGGCTTAGAACCTCAGCGCCCTATAAAGAGAAAGTCATCACGAACCCATTCCCCCTGATCATTGGAGATGGGTTCCAAGGCGAAATTGACGAGGTTTCTGTTTACGACCGTGCTTTGAGCGCCAGCCAAGTGCGAGACCGATACGAGAAATTCCGTCAGGGTTCAACGGCAGGAAATGCCCCAGTCAGCCACTGA
- a CDS encoding sialidase family protein, whose protein sequence is MTILERRFLFLVLFMALCHAGFGQDITVGPSVTVSADAPTDPHGESFYAINPKNSNDQIAASCRISDDGAGVSGYVTHDGGKTWGRIPLPKDLSHGWDVITYFDGSGNAYFAANDRNGLWIIRSSDAGRTWSDETLLQGIKGFDRQQMAFDRGGRYAGRIYAGATGTSVGLDGKDRGVQAIAFSNDGGKTYSQPRLITGSDKEQMFAMSNILVGPDGTVIVPFWTFEELPSDMPTLFDGNAPDREIRNRRYLRVAISGDGGNTYSVTNPVFQTSWVFRTNAGFKLDKIQGNGFAAVDLSQGPFRGRVYVVWVETAGDRHDIRVIHSSDDGRTWSKPVSVPDDHGPVDDANPTIAVNDRGIVGVTWNDRRAHKDACYELYFSASLDGGETFLPNVTTGRKPTCPLAPGNWKPSAGISAYPKTDAGVSVEGQGLNVLMISTRFPGGGDTQGLDADSNGVFHAGWIDGSSGVMQIAETSFSVAGDVHQPVAQKRDVSIQVKLVAKNCGFDWKSDNFTCRMHLENKSPLPVTGPFSVELQTVRVNLKDFQADNADNHQGAVGAAWDFGSEQLKPGEASQEREFVWHFSGIPTEPEYPFMMFKVVSDTTDNNERAANAK, encoded by the coding sequence ATGACCATCCTGGAACGACGGTTTCTCTTTCTCGTGTTGTTTATGGCGCTGTGTCATGCAGGTTTTGGTCAGGACATCACGGTTGGCCCTTCAGTAACTGTTTCAGCAGATGCCCCCACCGATCCACACGGTGAGTCTTTCTACGCGATCAATCCCAAGAATTCCAACGATCAGATTGCAGCTTCGTGTCGCATCAGTGACGACGGCGCCGGGGTGAGCGGGTACGTAACACACGATGGCGGGAAGACCTGGGGCCGGATTCCGTTGCCCAAGGACCTTTCACACGGTTGGGATGTAATCACGTACTTCGATGGCTCTGGCAATGCCTATTTCGCTGCAAACGACCGAAACGGCCTTTGGATAATCCGATCGTCGGATGCCGGCCGAACGTGGTCTGACGAGACACTGCTCCAGGGGATAAAAGGTTTCGATCGACAACAGATGGCGTTCGATCGTGGCGGAAGATACGCCGGGAGGATCTACGCGGGAGCAACCGGAACATCCGTTGGCCTCGACGGAAAAGACAGAGGTGTTCAGGCAATCGCATTCTCTAACGATGGAGGAAAGACATACAGCCAGCCGCGACTGATCACCGGTTCCGATAAGGAACAGATGTTCGCGATGTCGAACATCCTGGTCGGTCCGGATGGAACGGTCATTGTGCCCTTCTGGACTTTCGAGGAACTTCCTTCGGACATGCCGACGTTATTTGATGGAAACGCACCGGACCGGGAAATCCGCAATCGTCGATACTTGCGCGTCGCGATCTCGGGTGATGGCGGGAACACATACTCCGTCACCAATCCGGTTTTCCAGACGAGTTGGGTATTTCGAACAAACGCCGGTTTCAAACTCGACAAAATCCAGGGTAATGGCTTCGCCGCGGTGGACCTCTCACAAGGACCGTTTCGCGGGCGCGTGTACGTGGTGTGGGTAGAGACTGCCGGGGATCGTCACGACATTCGGGTAATCCACTCGTCCGACGACGGCCGGACCTGGTCGAAACCGGTTTCGGTTCCGGATGATCACGGGCCTGTCGACGACGCGAATCCGACGATTGCCGTCAACGACCGCGGCATCGTCGGGGTTACATGGAATGACCGTCGTGCTCACAAGGACGCTTGTTATGAGTTGTATTTTTCCGCTTCCCTCGATGGCGGCGAAACGTTTTTGCCGAATGTGACGACGGGAAGGAAGCCGACCTGTCCACTGGCTCCCGGTAATTGGAAGCCCAGCGCCGGGATCAGTGCCTATCCGAAAACGGATGCTGGCGTGTCGGTCGAAGGACAAGGACTCAATGTCCTGATGATATCGACGCGATTTCCGGGTGGCGGCGATACACAAGGCCTCGATGCAGATTCCAACGGTGTCTTTCATGCTGGTTGGATCGATGGATCTTCCGGCGTAATGCAAATTGCGGAGACATCATTTTCTGTCGCCGGCGATGTTCACCAACCTGTAGCGCAGAAGAGGGATGTCAGCATCCAGGTGAAACTCGTTGCAAAGAACTGCGGATTTGACTGGAAGTCCGACAATTTCACCTGTCGCATGCACCTCGAGAACAAATCGCCTTTGCCTGTTACTGGACCTTTCTCGGTGGAACTGCAGACTGTTCGGGTCAATTTGAAGGACTTCCAGGCTGACAATGCCGACAACCACCAGGGGGCGGTAGGGGCAGCGTGGGACTTCGGGTCCGAACAGTTGAAACCCGGGGAGGCTTCGCAAGAGCGCGAATTTGTTTGGCATTTCAGCGGCATTCCGACCGAGCCGGAATACCCCTTCATGATGTTCAAAGTAGTCAGCGACACGACTGACAACAATGAACGAGCTGCGAACGCGAAATAA
- a CDS encoding sialidase family protein: MVKKLRFGQCSVLVLILSFLGGNLCFAGDTNSRTAPVITVGPNMLVSRDGDFPHMELSVASNPLSAKNLVGGAITTERDEGGFACKAYASADGGSTWVASAFPEEIEWGGGDPQVGFGLHGTAYFSALAFVKDDNGNMRGGLFFYRSEDGGKTWGKAANLGYSYDHEVLAVDHTVGRYAGRVYLSVLYGYPVYRLGVFRSDDDGRTFTGRVQAASGKGIVGINTVGNILLLSDGTLVLPYDDFQFDPAKRKTSHSGNIWLVTSSDGAVTFSEPLKVGTQEFQPDRNAPSLQTFAAAAVDRSEKYKDRIYVAWTDYREGAYRVVFTYSADRGKTWSMPKVVVNDGPTWSSQYQPEIAVSKQGVVGLTWFDTRNSTSHDDKQYDQYFAASLDGGESFSAPVRVSDKTSLRLGKGNLTMQPMFSESALYKGGPETRVSFISGVSRWPAGGDYMGLDVDNNGVFHPFWADARTGTYQIQTATVRVMTPEESQKGGLTNTSLAESGNAGERTAQATPTSLYGKVELVFDATSFDPATGVLNVPTRLRNVSSRPIHAPISLEVEKFGSGLNDSLKEFAPTILNSDNGKPGDGAVFDYSNVLGTEKVLQPGALSGQVVWHLKVKDPLRIPDLHISFSGVIPDTK; this comes from the coding sequence ATGGTGAAGAAACTTCGCTTCGGCCAATGTTCAGTGCTGGTACTGATTCTCAGCTTCTTGGGCGGCAATTTGTGCTTTGCGGGCGACACTAACTCGCGAACAGCACCGGTGATTACTGTCGGTCCAAACATGCTGGTCAGCCGGGACGGAGACTTCCCACATATGGAACTTTCCGTTGCCTCGAACCCGCTTTCGGCGAAGAACCTGGTTGGTGGCGCGATCACGACCGAGCGCGATGAAGGCGGATTTGCGTGCAAGGCTTACGCATCAGCCGACGGCGGAAGCACGTGGGTGGCGTCCGCGTTTCCGGAGGAAATCGAGTGGGGCGGCGGCGATCCACAGGTCGGATTCGGCTTGCACGGGACTGCTTATTTCAGTGCCCTGGCATTTGTGAAGGACGACAACGGCAACATGCGGGGCGGCCTCTTTTTCTATCGCTCGGAAGACGGCGGAAAGACATGGGGAAAAGCTGCCAATCTCGGATATTCCTACGATCACGAAGTTCTCGCGGTGGATCACACGGTGGGACGCTACGCCGGGCGTGTCTACCTGTCGGTGCTGTATGGGTACCCCGTATATAGGCTGGGAGTCTTTCGTTCGGATGACGATGGCCGTACCTTCACCGGTCGGGTTCAGGCAGCGAGTGGAAAAGGAATTGTCGGCATTAATACCGTCGGAAACATCCTGCTGCTGAGCGATGGCACGCTCGTCCTTCCCTATGATGATTTCCAATTCGATCCCGCGAAGAGGAAAACATCGCATTCCGGCAACATTTGGCTGGTGACATCGTCGGATGGGGCCGTGACATTTTCAGAGCCTCTTAAAGTAGGCACACAGGAGTTTCAGCCGGACAGGAACGCTCCGAGTTTGCAGACTTTCGCTGCAGCTGCAGTGGATCGGTCCGAAAAATACAAAGACCGGATCTATGTAGCTTGGACCGATTATCGCGAAGGCGCTTATCGCGTCGTGTTCACGTATTCGGCCGATCGAGGAAAGACCTGGTCCATGCCCAAAGTGGTTGTAAATGACGGACCAACGTGGTCGAGCCAATATCAACCGGAGATAGCAGTTAGCAAGCAGGGAGTTGTAGGTCTCACGTGGTTTGATACCCGGAATTCCACGTCCCACGACGACAAACAATATGACCAGTATTTCGCGGCATCTCTGGATGGCGGCGAGTCTTTTTCGGCCCCGGTTCGCGTATCGGACAAAACGTCGTTGCGTCTCGGCAAAGGTAACCTGACCATGCAGCCGATGTTCTCGGAGTCGGCGCTGTACAAGGGCGGCCCCGAAACAAGAGTTTCCTTTATTTCAGGAGTGTCGCGCTGGCCTGCCGGCGGCGACTACATGGGGTTGGACGTCGACAACAACGGCGTTTTCCATCCCTTCTGGGCGGACGCCAGGACAGGCACGTATCAGATTCAGACGGCGACTGTCAGGGTCATGACACCGGAAGAGAGCCAAAAAGGCGGGCTGACAAACACTTCCTTGGCAGAATCTGGCAACGCGGGCGAGCGGACAGCACAAGCAACTCCGACGTCTCTCTATGGAAAAGTCGAACTCGTGTTCGATGCTACGTCGTTTGATCCGGCCACAGGAGTGTTAAACGTTCCTACAAGACTTCGCAACGTTTCGTCGCGGCCAATTCATGCGCCGATTTCGCTCGAAGTTGAGAAGTTTGGCAGCGGACTTAATGACAGCCTGAAAGAATTCGCGCCAACAATTTTGAATTCAGATAACGGCAAGCCAGGAGACGGCGCGGTGTTCGACTACTCAAATGTCCTGGGAACAGAGAAGGTTCTCCAACCAGGAGCCCTGTCTGGTCAAGTGGTGTGGCACCTCAAGGTGAAGGATCCACTGCGGATTCCGGATCTCCATATTTCATTTTCAGGTGTGATCCCGGACACGAAGTGA
- a CDS encoding S8 family serine peptidase: MQRLRYGLCLSVLMLIPAIISPALGQAHPSAAPQRKLFKNHHILMALAAARGDKDLVVLIASRPGENARVADEVTRLGGEIHFREDAVDYLRARVPLASMEKLAAFQDVQSLDIDLDVDKWNPSFDDWFTPEKEQPSNNPPDPDTPLSHPYLPEKDMDILRLSEDNPTYDGRGTGVAILDATPDFLAPELQTATSIDGKPIRKIAEALAASDPRDDDDPMWVKMDTIVNVEHGKFSYKGETYSAPEDGQYRLGFFNERALHQPAYIYKDVNFDGNPPGSSGLFGVLWNEQKNLVWVDTNQDHSFSDEKAMTDYSRHKDLGIFGSNIPAGHHRRSVAFAIQTDPQKKYVRLTLGVWQHVTEVSGASLGKGFYGGSYDGVAPGAQLISVYNSASEVYRFVESAIIAAKLPNVDVICLEPTIVEETINPLHDGRAVAAIIFDRIVEKYKKPILSPANNEPGLNTVLDEVSGKYAIAVGAYQAGDAYRINDGATVKHHDNLHIVGSYGPAGDGGLKPEILSPSELVSTDVGYKPPLKRKGVFELPAGYSIAGGTSTAGPTASAAVALLISAAKQAGVKYDAARIRTALLSSARFIPSIPAYKQGNGLIQVDAAWNMLKLMDKQYDPVSIESRAPVKTVISADLATPNQGRGIYEREGWSSGEKGTRTITFVRTSGPTESMKFDLSWVGDDGSFTSADSIELPLNTPVQLPVSISIQGIGVHSAILDLKRPGESWISYQVLNTIVAPQDFTPANHYQVVDDEPVKRPGSTSYFLRVPPNSTALHIDIDTPLEAKATLRASVIAPDHSTSVPLFGILGNTEHGHLGTTIRNPAAGVWELVLYGNNFVFYTEQIDSNPLSAVPTKVTASLVKVAASPFSCQFSGTGVKGCSTEVTFTNRFAEFHGGAMTSALGSARRLRDKLSAGERKMYEIDVPPGAQEVSVAISHLSDSSADLDLYLFQDVKGLAVLRDSSSGQLGSKSVAVFAPAPGRWKVVVDAYDIPSGSTTFDYVDAFTHAALGTITVDDVAANHAPDTEWQVHPTVKLGAVPTGGRVLVGYIPVQVEEPQDSNAATFTAFEKDIRKKAAGVAVGKATLGLR; this comes from the coding sequence ATGCAACGTCTGCGATATGGTCTTTGTCTGTCCGTTTTGATGCTGATACCGGCGATCATAAGTCCTGCTCTGGGACAAGCACACCCAAGCGCTGCTCCTCAGCGAAAGCTCTTTAAGAACCACCATATCCTGATGGCGCTGGCGGCGGCTCGCGGCGACAAAGACCTGGTCGTGCTGATTGCCTCCCGTCCGGGGGAGAATGCCCGTGTTGCTGACGAGGTCACACGCCTGGGTGGAGAGATACATTTCCGCGAAGATGCAGTCGACTACCTTCGGGCAAGGGTTCCGCTGGCTTCAATGGAGAAACTGGCAGCATTCCAGGACGTACAGAGCCTCGATATCGACCTGGATGTCGATAAATGGAATCCCAGTTTTGATGATTGGTTCACTCCCGAAAAAGAGCAGCCCTCAAATAACCCGCCCGATCCTGACACGCCGCTGAGTCATCCCTACCTTCCTGAGAAGGACATGGATATTCTGCGGCTTTCGGAAGACAACCCGACCTACGACGGTCGTGGAACCGGGGTAGCAATTCTCGACGCGACGCCGGATTTCCTGGCCCCCGAACTGCAGACCGCAACTTCGATTGACGGCAAACCGATTCGCAAGATCGCCGAAGCTCTCGCGGCGAGCGATCCCCGGGATGACGACGATCCCATGTGGGTGAAGATGGACACCATCGTAAATGTCGAACATGGAAAGTTCTCTTATAAAGGGGAGACTTATTCCGCGCCGGAAGATGGGCAATACCGTTTGGGCTTTTTCAACGAGCGCGCGCTTCACCAGCCTGCCTACATATATAAGGATGTAAATTTTGACGGGAATCCGCCCGGAAGCAGCGGCCTGTTCGGTGTTCTCTGGAACGAACAGAAGAACCTCGTCTGGGTGGACACAAATCAGGATCACAGCTTTTCTGACGAGAAGGCCATGACGGACTATTCCCGCCATAAGGACCTGGGCATCTTTGGATCCAATATTCCCGCGGGTCATCATCGCCGGAGTGTTGCGTTCGCCATCCAGACGGATCCCCAGAAGAAGTACGTTCGGCTCACGCTGGGAGTATGGCAACACGTCACCGAAGTATCGGGCGCCTCGTTAGGCAAAGGCTTTTACGGAGGCAGCTATGACGGAGTTGCTCCGGGAGCGCAGTTAATCTCGGTCTATAACTCTGCCAGTGAGGTTTATCGATTCGTTGAGAGCGCAATTATTGCAGCCAAGCTGCCGAATGTGGATGTCATTTGCCTGGAGCCAACGATTGTTGAAGAGACGATCAATCCTCTGCACGATGGCCGCGCTGTGGCAGCAATCATCTTCGATCGCATCGTCGAAAAATACAAGAAGCCTATCCTTTCGCCCGCCAATAACGAGCCCGGACTGAATACAGTGCTCGACGAGGTATCAGGAAAGTACGCTATTGCGGTTGGAGCGTATCAGGCTGGTGATGCCTACCGCATCAACGACGGAGCGACAGTTAAGCACCACGACAATCTCCACATTGTCGGATCCTACGGGCCGGCGGGAGATGGCGGTCTTAAGCCAGAAATACTGAGTCCTTCGGAACTCGTAAGCACAGATGTAGGTTACAAGCCACCGCTAAAGAGAAAGGGCGTTTTCGAACTCCCAGCCGGTTATTCAATCGCAGGCGGGACTTCGACAGCCGGTCCCACGGCGAGCGCAGCCGTAGCATTGCTGATCAGCGCCGCGAAGCAGGCCGGAGTTAAGTACGATGCGGCGAGAATTCGAACCGCGCTGCTCTCCAGTGCACGCTTCATACCATCCATTCCAGCATATAAGCAGGGTAATGGACTGATACAAGTGGATGCCGCCTGGAACATGCTGAAGCTGATGGACAAGCAGTATGATCCGGTCTCAATTGAAAGCCGTGCACCGGTAAAGACGGTTATTTCCGCCGATCTTGCTACTCCGAACCAAGGTCGCGGAATCTACGAACGGGAAGGCTGGTCCTCGGGAGAAAAAGGAACAAGGACGATCACGTTCGTACGCACCTCCGGCCCGACTGAATCGATGAAGTTCGATTTGAGTTGGGTTGGAGACGACGGCAGCTTCACATCGGCCGACTCAATTGAACTGCCATTGAATACCCCCGTACAGTTGCCTGTCTCAATTTCAATCCAGGGCATTGGTGTGCACAGCGCAATCCTGGATCTCAAGCGTCCCGGCGAGTCGTGGATCTCCTACCAGGTTTTGAACACGATCGTTGCCCCGCAGGACTTCACCCCGGCTAATCATTATCAGGTTGTCGATGACGAGCCTGTTAAACGGCCGGGAAGCACGAGTTACTTCCTGCGCGTACCGCCAAACAGTACCGCGCTGCACATCGATATCGATACTCCATTGGAGGCAAAGGCGACGTTAAGAGCATCGGTCATTGCTCCTGACCACAGTACCAGTGTTCCCCTTTTCGGAATTCTCGGTAACACGGAACATGGCCACCTTGGAACGACCATCAGGAATCCCGCCGCGGGGGTTTGGGAACTCGTATTGTATGGGAATAATTTCGTCTTCTACACCGAACAAATCGATTCCAATCCCCTGTCGGCCGTTCCGACGAAGGTGACTGCGTCACTCGTCAAGGTGGCGGCAAGTCCGTTCTCATGCCAGTTCAGCGGGACAGGAGTCAAGGGTTGTTCAACAGAGGTCACTTTCACCAATCGGTTCGCCGAATTTCACGGTGGAGCTATGACCTCGGCACTTGGAAGTGCGCGACGACTGCGCGACAAGCTGAGCGCAGGCGAGAGGAAAATGTACGAAATCGATGTTCCACCAGGAGCACAGGAGGTGAGCGTTGCGATCAGCCATCTATCAGATTCCAGTGCGGACCTCGATCTGTACCTATTCCAGGATGTGAAGGGACTGGCTGTCCTTCGTGACAGCAGCTCGGGGCAACTCGGTTCCAAGAGCGTGGCGGTGTTTGCACCTGCACCCGGACGCTGGAAGGTCGTCGTCGACGCTTATGACATCCCATCCGGTTCGACAACCTTTGATTATGTCGATGCGTTCACTCATGCCGCGTTGGGAACCATCACTGTAGACGATGTCGCCGCAAACCACGCGCCCGACACCGAATGGCAAGTTCATCCGACGGTGAAGCTCGGAGCTGTGCCAACGGGCGGTCGCGTGCTTGTCGGCTACATTCCCGTCCAAGTGGAGGAGCCGCAGGATTCGAATGCGGCAACGTTCACAGCGTTTGAGAAGGATATAAGGAAGAAAGCAGCAGGCGTTGCAGTTGGAAAAGCGACTCTCGGTCTGAGGTAG